Proteins found in one Miscanthus floridulus cultivar M001 unplaced genomic scaffold, ASM1932011v1 fs_5_1_2, whole genome shotgun sequence genomic segment:
- the LOC136532372 gene encoding uncharacterized protein, translating to MAATLLLRGLRSSASRAHIQSLSHASSPSALGSSLLRRLYSSAAASTAVSPAFTPGGVMDPSRIRNVAVIAHVDHGKTTLMDRLLRQCGADIPHERAMDSISLERERGITIASKVTSVPWRENELNMVDTPGHADFGGEVERVVGMVEGAVLVVDAGEGPLAQTKFVLSKALKYGLRPILLLNKVDRPSVSEETCNEVESLVFDLFANLGATEEQLDFPVLYASAKEGWASLTFTKSPPDNAKNMSSLLDSIVQHVPSPKADLEAPFQMLVSMMERDFYLGRILTGRVRSGVVRVGDKVHGLRSTDDGVQKIEDGKVVKLMKKKGTSMVTVEAAGAGDIISMAGLAAPAIGHTVANSEVLTALPTIELDPPTISMTFGVNDSPLAGRDGTHLTGAKIGNRLMAEAETNLAIIVLPGPLSESYEVQGRGELQLGILIENMRREGFELSVSPPKVMYKTERGERLEPIEEVTVEVDEEHVGFVLETITHRKGEVVDMGPVPGTTGRTRIFMTCPSRGLVGVKGIFSSFTRGTGFMHRAFQAYAKYRGPLGSVRKGVLISVGKGLITSHALMSLEARGILFVSPGMEAYEGMIVGEHSRDSDLEVNPVRTKELTNIRAPGKDENVRLSPPRLMSLEEAIGYVAADELIEAKHAGLVKLEGGTGGSQKI from the exons ATGGCTGCAACCCTTTTGCTCCGCGGTCTCCGCTCATCGGCGAGCCGGGCACATATCCAATCTCTTTCCCATGCCTCCTCCCCGTCGGCGCTGGGGTCTTCCCTTCTACGCCGCCTCTACTCCTCTGCGGCGGCGTCAACCGCCGTCTCGCCTGCTTTCACGCCCGGCGGCGTCATGGACCCGTCCCGCATCCGCAACGTGGCGGTGATAGCCCACGTCGACCATGGGAAGACGACGCTCATGGACCGGCTCCTGCGACAGTGCGGGGCCGATATCCCCCACGAGCGCGCCATGGATTCCATCAGCCTTGAGCGCGAGCGCGGCATCACCATTGCCTCCAAG GTCACTTCTGTCCCTTGGAGGGAAAATGAACTCAACATGGTCGATACACCTGGCCACGCTGATTTTGGTGGTGAG GTTGAACGAGTTGTTGGGATGGTGGAAGGAGCTGTCTTGGTTGTTGATGCTGGAGAGGGACCTTTAGCACAAACTAAATTTGTGCTTTCAAAGGCTTTGAAGTATGGCTTGCGCCCAATTCTTCTCCTCAACAAGGTTGATAGGCCTTCAG TTTCTGAAGAAACCTGCAATGAAGTAGAGAGCTTGgtttttgatctttttgcaaaccTTGGTGCTACAG AAGAACAGTTAGATTTCCCAGTTCTTTATGCATCCGCTAAAGAAGGGTGGGCTTCCTTAACTTTCACTAAGAGCCCCCCTGATAATGCAAAGAATATGTCTTCATTGCTCGATTCCATTGTACAGCATGTTCCTTCACCAAAAGCTGATCTTGAGGCTCCATTCCAAATGTTG GTTTCCATGATGGAACGTGATTTTTATCTAGGACGAATACTCACTGGGAGAGTAAGATCTGGTGTTGTCCGTGTTGGTGACAAAGTCCATGGTCTTCGCAGTACAGATGATGGAGTTCAGAAGATTGAAGATGGAAAG GTTGTCAAACTCATGAAAAAGAAAGGCACAAGTATGGTAACAGTAGAGGCTGCAGGGGCTGGTGATATAATTTCAATGGCAGGATTGGCTGCTCCAGCAATTGGACATACTGTGGCAAATTCAGAG GTATTGACTGCTCTGCCTACAATTGAGTTGGATCCTCCCACAATATCCATGACATTTGGCGTGAATGATTCACCGTTGGCTGGCCGGGATGGCACTCAT CTAACTGGAGCAAAAATTGGTAACCGCCTGATGGCAGAGGCAGAAACGAATTTGGCTATTATTGTTCTCCCTGGACCATTATCAGAATCTTATGAAGTTCAAGGAAGAGGAGAGCTTCAGTTAG GAATATTAATCGAAAACATGCGGCGTGAGGGATTTGAGCTTTCGGTTTCACCTCCAAAAGTGAT GTATAAAACAGAGCGTGGTGAAAGGTTGGAGCCTATTGAAGAAGTGACTGTTGAG GTGGATGAAGAGCATGTGGGATTCGTCTTGGAAACCATTACACACAGGAAGGGTGAAGTAGTTGACATGGGCCCGGTTCCTGGGACAACTGGAAGAACTCGAATCTTCATGACGTGTCCATCTAG GGGTTTGGTGGGTGTCAAAGGAATTTTCAGCAGCTTTACACGTGGAACTGGATTTATGCACCGTGCTTTCCAGG CATATGCTAAATACAGAGGTCCACTTGGCAGTGTCAGAAAGGGAGTTCTG atatctgTTGGTAAGGGACTTATCACTTCACATGCCCTTATGAGTTTAGAAGCTCGCGGGATCCTCTTTGTATCTCCTGGAATGGAG GCATATGAAGGCATGATAGTTGGTGAGCACTCACGTGACAGTGATCTTGAG GTGAATCCTGTGAGAACTAAAGAACTTACAAACATCCGAGCCCCTGGAAAGGATGAAAATGTTCGTTTGTCTCCACCTCGATTG ATGAGTTTGGAAGAGGCAATTGGATATGTTGCTGCAGATGAGCTTATTGAGGCAA AACATGCTGGCCTCGTCAAGCTTGAAGGCGGCACCGGTGGGTCACAAAAAATTTGA
- the LOC136532373 gene encoding proline-rich receptor-like protein kinase PERK9, with product MALPNLVQTTPQRRQRERSPPLSAAADPTPTASREPSNHPVPRPPIRSSSRLRPDAPSRAAEAASPVDVVFASKPRKTPRKKNHLLHARTHAPPPSPSPPWRLPSPNPLLPFFPSTRRCDADAATPPTVCQRHRTAPPASPRERPWAAAISPRLQPPARLASLSLPFSHPARSPQLAHADPRGRASG from the coding sequence ATGGCTCTCCCAAATCTGGTTCAAACGACGCCCCAGCGCCGGCAGCGCGAGCGATCTCCCCCTCTTTCCGCAGCAGCGGACCCCACCCCCACCGCATCAAGGGAACCTAGCAACCACCCCGTGCCCCGACCCCCCATCCGCTCGTCTTCCAGGTTACGCCCCGACGCCCCGTCCCGCGCCGCGGAAGCTGCATCACCCGTCGACGTCGTCTTCGCTTCGAAACCCCGCAAAACCCCGCGGAAGAAAAACCACCTgctgcacgcacgcacgcacgcgccccctccctctccctctcccccatgGCGCCTCCCCTCACCCAACCCTTTGCTTCCATTCTTTCCATCCACCCGCCGATGCGACGCCGACGCCGCAACTCCACCCACCGTCTGCCAGCGCCACCGCACCGCACCGCCTGCATCACCCCGCGAGCGACCATGGGCTGCCGCTATATCACCACGCCTCCAACCTCCGGCACGCTtagcttctctctctctcccattcTCTCACCCCGCCCGAAGCCCCCAATTAGCACACGCGGATCCCCGAGGCCGCGCGTCGGGgtga
- the LOC136532375 gene encoding cellulose synthase A catalytic subunit 4 [UDP-forming]-like, giving the protein MMESAAAQSCAACGDDARAACRACSYALCRACLDEDATEGRTTCARCGGDYAAIDSAHGNEGTEAEEVENNHAAGGLREKVTMGSHLNDRQDEVSHARTMSSLSGIGSELNDESGKPIWKNRVESWKEKKNEKKASAKKAAAKAQPPPVEEQIMDEKDLTDAYEPLSRVIPISKNKLTPYRAVIIMRLIVLGLFFHYRITNPVNSAFGLWMTSVICEIWFGFSWILDQFPKWYPINRETYVDRLTARYGDGEESGLAPVDFFVSTVDPLKEPPLITANTVLSILAVDYPVEKISCYVSDDGSAMLTFESLAETAEFARKWVPFCKKYAIEPRAPEFYFSQKIDYLKDKIHPSFVKERRAMKRDYEEYKVRINALVAKAQKTPEEGWIMQDGTPWPGNNPRDHPGMIQVFLGETGARDFDGNELPRLVYVSREKRPGYQHHKKAGAMNALVRVSAVLTNAPYILNLDCDHYVNNSKAVREAMCFMMDPTVGRDVCYVQFPQRFDGIDRSDRYANRNVVFFDVNMKGLDGIQGPVYVGTGCCFYRQALYGYGPPSLPTLPKSSVCSWCCCCCPKKKVERSEREINRDSRREDLESAIFNLREIDNYDEYERSMLISQMSFEKSFGLSSVFIESTLMENGGVPESANPSTLIKEAIHVISCGYEEKTEWGKEIGWIYGSVTEDILTGFKMHCRGWRSIYCMPVRPAFKGSAPINLSDRLHQVLRWALGSVEIFLSRHCPLWYGYGGGRLKWLQRLSYINTIVYPFTSLPLVAYCCLPAICLLTGKFIIPTLSNAATIWFLGLFMSIILTSVLELRWSGIGIEDWWRNEQFWVIGGVSAHLFAVFQGILKMIAGLDTNFTVTAKATDDAEFGELYVFKWTTVLIPPTSILVLNLVGVVAGFSAALNSGYESWGPLFGKVFFAMWVIMHLYPFLKGLMGRQNRTPTIVVLWSVLLASVFSLLWVKIDPFVGGTETVNTNNCNTVIC; this is encoded by the exons atgaTGGAGTCGGCGGCGGCCCAGTCCTGCGCCGCGTGCGGGGACGACGCGCGCGCCGCCTGCCGCGCGTGCAGCTACGCGCTCTGCAGGGCGTGCCTCGATGAGGACGCAACCGAGGGCCGCACCACATGTGCGCGCTGCGGCGGGGACTACGCCGCGATCGACTCAG CGCACGGCAACGAGGGAACCGAGGCAGAGGAGGTGGAGAACAACCACGCCGCCGGtggcctgcgtgagaaggtcaCCATGGGCAGCCACCTCAATGATCGCCAG GATGAAGTAAGCCATGCCAGGACCATGAGCAGCTTGTCGGGAATTGGTAGTG AATTGAATGATGAATCTGGCAAGCCCATCTGGAAGAACAGGGTGGAGAGTTGGAAGGAAAAGAAGAATGAGAAGAAAGCCTCAGCCAAAAAGGCTGCAGCAAAAGCACAGCCTCCACCTGTCGAAGAACAGATCATGGATGAAAAGGA CTTGACAGATGCATATGAGCCACTCTCCCGGGTCATCCCAATCTCAAAGAACAAGCTCACACCTTACAGAGCAGTCATCATTATGCGGTTAATAGTTCTTGGGCTCTTCTTTCACTACCGTATCACCAATCCTGTTAACAGTGCCTTTGGTCTCTGGATGACATCAGTAATATGTGAGATCTGGTTTGGTTTCTCCTGGATCTTGGATCAATTCCCCAAGTGGTATCCTATCAATCGAGAGACTTACGTTGATAGGCTGACTGCACG ATACGGAGATGGTGAAGAGTCTGGGTTGGCACCTGTAGATTTCTTTGTCAGTACAGTGGATCCATTGAAAGAACCTCCACTAATCACTGCAAACACTGTACTGTCCATTCTTGCTGTGGACTATCCTGTTGAGAAGATCTCATGCTACGTATCGGATGATGGTTCTGCTATGCTCACATTTGAATCACTCGCAGAGACTGCAGAATTTGCTAGAAAGTGGGTGCCGTTTTGCAAGAAGTATGCcattgagccacgagctcctgaATTCTACTTCTCGCAGAAAATTGACTACTTGAAGGACAAGATACATCCGTCTTTTGTCAAGGAGCGTAGGGCCATGAAG AGGGACTATGAAGAGTACAAGGTGAGGATAAATGCTTTGGTTGCCAAGGCTCAGAAGACACCTGAGGAAGGCTGGATCATGCAAGACGGTACACCATGGCCGGGGAACAATCCTCGTGACCACCCTGGCATGATCCAG GTTTTCCTTGGTGAGACTGGTGCACGGGATTTCGATGGAAATGAACTTCCTCGGTTAGTGTATGTGTCAAGAGAGAAAAGACCAGGCTACCAACACCACAAGAAGGCAGGGGCTATGAATGCTCTG GTCCGAGTGTCCGCTgttttgacaaatgctccttacATTCTTAATCTTGACTGTGATCACTATGTTAACAACAGCAAAGCCGTTCGTGAAGCAATGTGCTTCATGATGGACCCTACTGTTGGCAGAGATGTCTGCTATGTACAATTCCCCCAGAGGTTCGATGGCATTGATCGCAGTGATCGATATGCCAATAGGAACGTTGTGTTCTTTGAT GTTAATATGAAAGGACttgatggcatccaaggcccagTTTATGTGGGAACTGGTTGTTGTTTCTATAGGCAGGCACTTTATGGTTATGGACCTCCATCTCTGCCCACACTTCCGAAGTCTTCAGTTTGTTCGtggtgttgctgctgctgtcCCAAGAAAAAGGTTGAAAGAAGTGAGAGGGAAATCAACAGAGACTCTCGCCGAGAAGACCTTGAGTCTGCCATTTTTAACCTTCGCGAAATTGACA ACTACGATGAGTATGAGAGGTCCATGCTGATCTCTCAGATGAGCTTCGAGAAATCTTTTGGGCTGTCTTCAGTCTTTATTGAATCAACTCTTATGGAGAATGGGGGCGTCCCTGAATCTGCAAACCCATCTACCCTAATTAAAGAAGCCATTCATGTCATTAGCTGCGGATATGAAGAGAAAACTGAATGGGGAAAAGAG ATTGGCTGGATCTACGGTTCAGTTACAGAGGATATTCTGACTGGGTTTAAGATGCACTGCCGTGGCTGGAGATCCATCTACTGCATGCCGGTGAGACCTGCATTCAAGGGATCAGCCCCTATCAATCTTTCCGATCGTCTTCACCAGGTTCTCCGGTGGGCTCTTGGTTCTGTCGAGATCTTCCTCAGTCGGCACTGCCCACTGTGGTACGGTTACGGCGGCGGCCGTCTGAAATGGCTCCAGAGGCTGTCCTACATCAACACCATCGTGTACCCGTTCACATCTCTTCCTCTCGTTGCCTACTGTTGCCTGCCTGCCATTTGCCTGCTCACAGGAAAGTTCATTATTCCTACG CTGTCCAACGCTGCAACGATATGGTTTCTTGGCCTCTTCATGTCCATCATCTTGACGAGCGTGTTGGAGCTGCGGTGGAGTGGCATCGGGATTGAGGACTGGTGGCGCAATGAGCAGTTCTGGGTCATCGGAGGCGTGTCCGCCCACCTGTTCGCCGTGTTCCAGGGTATTCTCAAGATGATTGCTGGGCTGGACACCAACTTCACAGTCACGGCGAAGGCCACGGACGACGCCGAGTTCGGGGAGCTGTATGTGTTCAAGTGGACGACGGTGCTGATCCCGCCCACCAGCATCCTGGTGCTCAACCTGGTGGGCGTGGTGGCTGGCTTCTCGGCCGCGCTCAACAGCGGCTATGAGTCCTGGGGCCCGCTCTTTGGCAAGGTGTTCTTCGCCATGTGGGTGATCATGCACCTGTACCCGTTCCTCAAGGGTCTCATGGGCCGCCAGAACCGCACGCCCACCATCGTGGTGCTCTGGTCCGTCCTCCTCGCCTCCGTCTTCTCCCTCCTCTGGGTCAAGATCGACCCATTCGTCGGAGGAACCGAGACCGTCAACACCAACAACTGCAACACAGTCATCTGCTGA